A window of the Vespa crabro chromosome 8, iyVesCrab1.2, whole genome shotgun sequence genome harbors these coding sequences:
- the LOC124426201 gene encoding feline leukemia virus subgroup C receptor-related protein 2 isoform X1 has product MHYRAKWRRNDLRSEVKRLLRSVRCRTIEGFDGTNKIIIRKYVPTYVEQKMDEIQNCIEQRTELIPSTHDLPSHRQTIETKIFARRWLILTIFVIYSASNAMQWIQYSIIANIVERYYKVSSFLVDMTSMIYMITYIPFIFPASYLLDRFGLRFAVIVGAVGTALGAWIKVFSVSPDLFWLTFIGHTLVAVSQTFVLSVPARLAAVWFGPDQVSSACSIGVFGNQLGIAIGFLFPPILVPNSDDIAVVAHGLQIMFYIVAALTSIILVLIFLFFKAQPPLPPSPAQAVQRENDTPEDFIQSIKRLFTNVGYLLLLLSYGINVGIFYAISTLLNQIILEYFPGHETDAGRIGLTIVCAGMLGSVICGIALDKTHKFKETTLGIYFFSFLGMIVFTFTLDIGRIYVVYITSALLGFFMTGYLPVGFELAAELTYPEPEGTSAGLLNATTQVLGIVFTILYGYLIKLVGDLWANIVLCIALAIGAFLTTIIPNDLRRQNAKF; this is encoded by the exons ATGCATTATCGTGCAAAATGGAGACGAAAC GACCTTAGATCCGAGGTTAAACGGCTATTAAGAAGCGTTCGGTGTCGTACAATCGAAGGATTCGACGgtactaataaaattatcatacgtaagtacgtacctACGTACGTAGAACAAAAGATGGATGAAATTCAGAATTGTATCGAGCAGAGAACTGAGCTCATTCCTTCCACGCACGATCTTCCGTCACATCGTCAG actatagaaacaaaaatctTCGCGAGAAGATGGCTGATCTTGACGATCTTCGTAATATACAGTGCCAGCAACGCAATGCAATGGATTCAATACAGTATTATCGCAAACATAGTCGAACGATATTACAAAGTTTCAAGTTTTCTAGTGGATATGACGAGCatgatatatatgataacGTACATTCCATTCATATTTCCAGCTAGTTATCTTCTCGATAGATTC GGGCTCCGATTTGCCGTTATAGTTGGAGCAGTCGGAACGGCCCTCGGTGCATGGATAAAAGTTTTTAGTGTTTCACCAGATCTATTTTGGCTTACCTTTATTGGTCACACGTTGGTCGCCGTTAGCCAAACTTTCGTTCTATCCGTTCCTGCTCGATTAGCAGCTGTTTGGTTCGGTCCCGACCAAGTTAGTAGCGCCTGTAGCATCGGCGTTTTTGGAAATCAG TTGGGTATAGCCATAGGTTTTCTATTTCCACCGATCTTAGTACCGAACAGCGATGATATTGCCGTAGTCGCGCATGGCCTTCAAATCATGTTCTATATCGTTGCAGCCCTCACGTCTATCATATTggtattaatatttctct TCTTTAAAGCGCAACCACCCCTTCCTCCAAGTCCGGCGCAAGCCGTACAAAGAGAGAACGATACGCCAGAAGATTTTATACAATCCATCAAGAGGCTCTTCACCAATGTGGGATACCTGTTGCTTTTATTGAGCTATGGTATAAACGTCGGGATATTCTACGCCATCAGTACGCTTCTCAATCAAATCATTTTAGAATATTTCCCG GGACACGAAACAGATGCTGGTAGAATCGGCTTGACCATCGTATGTGCCGGAATGTTGGGTTCGGTAATCTGTGGTATCGCGTTAGATAAAACGCATAAGTTCAA AGAGACGACTCTtggaatttatttcttctccttcctggGTATGATCGTTTTCACGTTTACTCTGGACATTGGTCGGATATACGTCGTTTACATCACATCCGCTTTACTTGG ATTTTTCATGACCGGTTATTTACCGGTAGGCTTCGAACTCGCTGCTGAATTAACCTATCCAGAACCAGAAGGAACATCCGCAGGATTGCTCAACGCCACTACACAG gTATTAGGTATAGTCTTCACGATCCTCTATGGTTATCTGATCAAACTAGTGGGCGATTTATGGGCAAATATAGTTTTATGCATCGCCCTAGCCATTGGAGCCTTTCTCACAACGATAATACCCAACGATCTTAGAAGACAGAACgctaaattttaa
- the LOC124426201 gene encoding feline leukemia virus subgroup C receptor-related protein 2 isoform X2, with the protein MPKMSPDYVKAIEGGVHPTQTIETKIFARRWLILTIFVIYSASNAMQWIQYSIIANIVERYYKVSSFLVDMTSMIYMITYIPFIFPASYLLDRFGLRFAVIVGAVGTALGAWIKVFSVSPDLFWLTFIGHTLVAVSQTFVLSVPARLAAVWFGPDQVSSACSIGVFGNQLGIAIGFLFPPILVPNSDDIAVVAHGLQIMFYIVAALTSIILVLIFLFFKAQPPLPPSPAQAVQRENDTPEDFIQSIKRLFTNVGYLLLLLSYGINVGIFYAISTLLNQIILEYFPGHETDAGRIGLTIVCAGMLGSVICGIALDKTHKFKETTLGIYFFSFLGMIVFTFTLDIGRIYVVYITSALLGFFMTGYLPVGFELAAELTYPEPEGTSAGLLNATTQVLGIVFTILYGYLIKLVGDLWANIVLCIALAIGAFLTTIIPNDLRRQNAKF; encoded by the exons ATGCCAAAAATGTCACCGGATTACGTTAAAGCCATCGAGGGTGGCGTACATCCAACGCAG actatagaaacaaaaatctTCGCGAGAAGATGGCTGATCTTGACGATCTTCGTAATATACAGTGCCAGCAACGCAATGCAATGGATTCAATACAGTATTATCGCAAACATAGTCGAACGATATTACAAAGTTTCAAGTTTTCTAGTGGATATGACGAGCatgatatatatgataacGTACATTCCATTCATATTTCCAGCTAGTTATCTTCTCGATAGATTC GGGCTCCGATTTGCCGTTATAGTTGGAGCAGTCGGAACGGCCCTCGGTGCATGGATAAAAGTTTTTAGTGTTTCACCAGATCTATTTTGGCTTACCTTTATTGGTCACACGTTGGTCGCCGTTAGCCAAACTTTCGTTCTATCCGTTCCTGCTCGATTAGCAGCTGTTTGGTTCGGTCCCGACCAAGTTAGTAGCGCCTGTAGCATCGGCGTTTTTGGAAATCAG TTGGGTATAGCCATAGGTTTTCTATTTCCACCGATCTTAGTACCGAACAGCGATGATATTGCCGTAGTCGCGCATGGCCTTCAAATCATGTTCTATATCGTTGCAGCCCTCACGTCTATCATATTggtattaatatttctct TCTTTAAAGCGCAACCACCCCTTCCTCCAAGTCCGGCGCAAGCCGTACAAAGAGAGAACGATACGCCAGAAGATTTTATACAATCCATCAAGAGGCTCTTCACCAATGTGGGATACCTGTTGCTTTTATTGAGCTATGGTATAAACGTCGGGATATTCTACGCCATCAGTACGCTTCTCAATCAAATCATTTTAGAATATTTCCCG GGACACGAAACAGATGCTGGTAGAATCGGCTTGACCATCGTATGTGCCGGAATGTTGGGTTCGGTAATCTGTGGTATCGCGTTAGATAAAACGCATAAGTTCAA AGAGACGACTCTtggaatttatttcttctccttcctggGTATGATCGTTTTCACGTTTACTCTGGACATTGGTCGGATATACGTCGTTTACATCACATCCGCTTTACTTGG ATTTTTCATGACCGGTTATTTACCGGTAGGCTTCGAACTCGCTGCTGAATTAACCTATCCAGAACCAGAAGGAACATCCGCAGGATTGCTCAACGCCACTACACAG gTATTAGGTATAGTCTTCACGATCCTCTATGGTTATCTGATCAAACTAGTGGGCGATTTATGGGCAAATATAGTTTTATGCATCGCCCTAGCCATTGGAGCCTTTCTCACAACGATAATACCCAACGATCTTAGAAGACAGAACgctaaattttaa
- the LOC124426201 gene encoding feline leukemia virus subgroup C receptor-related protein 2 isoform X3: MQWIQYSIIANIVERYYKVSSFLVDMTSMIYMITYIPFIFPASYLLDRFGLRFAVIVGAVGTALGAWIKVFSVSPDLFWLTFIGHTLVAVSQTFVLSVPARLAAVWFGPDQVSSACSIGVFGNQLGIAIGFLFPPILVPNSDDIAVVAHGLQIMFYIVAALTSIILVLIFLFFKAQPPLPPSPAQAVQRENDTPEDFIQSIKRLFTNVGYLLLLLSYGINVGIFYAISTLLNQIILEYFPGHETDAGRIGLTIVCAGMLGSVICGIALDKTHKFKETTLGIYFFSFLGMIVFTFTLDIGRIYVVYITSALLGFFMTGYLPVGFELAAELTYPEPEGTSAGLLNATTQVLGIVFTILYGYLIKLVGDLWANIVLCIALAIGAFLTTIIPNDLRRQNAKF, encoded by the exons ATGCAATGGATTCAATACAGTATTATCGCAAACATAGTCGAACGATATTACAAAGTTTCAAGTTTTCTAGTGGATATGACGAGCatgatatatatgataacGTACATTCCATTCATATTTCCAGCTAGTTATCTTCTCGATAGATTC GGGCTCCGATTTGCCGTTATAGTTGGAGCAGTCGGAACGGCCCTCGGTGCATGGATAAAAGTTTTTAGTGTTTCACCAGATCTATTTTGGCTTACCTTTATTGGTCACACGTTGGTCGCCGTTAGCCAAACTTTCGTTCTATCCGTTCCTGCTCGATTAGCAGCTGTTTGGTTCGGTCCCGACCAAGTTAGTAGCGCCTGTAGCATCGGCGTTTTTGGAAATCAG TTGGGTATAGCCATAGGTTTTCTATTTCCACCGATCTTAGTACCGAACAGCGATGATATTGCCGTAGTCGCGCATGGCCTTCAAATCATGTTCTATATCGTTGCAGCCCTCACGTCTATCATATTggtattaatatttctct TCTTTAAAGCGCAACCACCCCTTCCTCCAAGTCCGGCGCAAGCCGTACAAAGAGAGAACGATACGCCAGAAGATTTTATACAATCCATCAAGAGGCTCTTCACCAATGTGGGATACCTGTTGCTTTTATTGAGCTATGGTATAAACGTCGGGATATTCTACGCCATCAGTACGCTTCTCAATCAAATCATTTTAGAATATTTCCCG GGACACGAAACAGATGCTGGTAGAATCGGCTTGACCATCGTATGTGCCGGAATGTTGGGTTCGGTAATCTGTGGTATCGCGTTAGATAAAACGCATAAGTTCAA AGAGACGACTCTtggaatttatttcttctccttcctggGTATGATCGTTTTCACGTTTACTCTGGACATTGGTCGGATATACGTCGTTTACATCACATCCGCTTTACTTGG ATTTTTCATGACCGGTTATTTACCGGTAGGCTTCGAACTCGCTGCTGAATTAACCTATCCAGAACCAGAAGGAACATCCGCAGGATTGCTCAACGCCACTACACAG gTATTAGGTATAGTCTTCACGATCCTCTATGGTTATCTGATCAAACTAGTGGGCGATTTATGGGCAAATATAGTTTTATGCATCGCCCTAGCCATTGGAGCCTTTCTCACAACGATAATACCCAACGATCTTAGAAGACAGAACgctaaattttaa
- the LOC124426197 gene encoding arginine/serine-rich protein PNISR, protein MKMSGDMFEGKDYPTQWALNPSAYQNMSNDQVDWAALAQQWIKMKETVVPPAPPPPSIDSLCPGNDSSGEAPMDMDTKEDDIPPAPPAPTISGSDAWAQWSQWGHWNTSNSSTGTWEWTGVPPPGVTIGPDGKPVGVPTLPIIPPGPTISTTEFNVPPPVTPSLYSYNSAPPSAQPYNQQVSNFWSGESSTAVPSQPLLYMKGIRHTNRIPHMRPIDAVRCRNNREKTPEEDTTTTIDAAKRRQLPAWIREGLEKMEREKQKAVERERQEILRKQEIEARKKAEDEARLVLNPSKSKFDSDSEKEGDQEFETSSTEQNINKKNYERTPDVILRPRKSRFRDADSPEPSIAADNSPTPVSGSVPVTVKRSQEEILQDVMLKVRRSLTEILLEVTNEEIGVVCREVWNRARAKAPAGEHSVASFNNTAPLAQITRKLGLGIYGDSNSESEEEQNEQEQLQNNDSDEELMETLRRRQQAFKKTEKEIEARLAAEEENEDQYNVQQDNHIGNTSCRDTVDEKETVNIQRAASESLSSDGQSPREVNASADVIKAGTPSASVNSESSNSESTSSDTSHNSTKKNKKLSKKSDRDQRKRKSKSRSKSRSKKSRSRSSERTRKRSSRSRSVKSRKGRRSRSSNYRSSRKRRSKSRNRKRLRSRSRSCRRSRSLSGSRKWSRSRSNGKKKSHSHSRERRSRSRSIRRSRSRIRVKRKSSSRNRERSRSRSRDRHRSRSYVSRSRRRSQSRSRDRRRSQSKSHQWNTRDGKKSSHRFRN, encoded by the exons ATGAAAATGAGTGGCGACATGTTTGAAGGGAAAGATTATCCAACACAATGGGCGTTAAATCCTTCAGCATATCAAAATATGAGTAATGATCAAG TTGATTGGGCTGCATTAGCTCAACAatggataaaaatgaaagaaacggTTGTTCCACCTGCTCCACCACCGCCATCAATCGATTCCCTTTGTCCGGGGAATGATAGTAGCGGTGAAGCACCTATGGATATGGATACCAAAGAAGACGATATCCCACCAGCACCACCAGCTCCCACAATTAGTGGTTCTG ATGCTTGGGCTCAATGGAGTCAATGGGGACATTGGAATACTTCCAACTCTAGTACTGGAACTTGGGAGTGGACCGGTGTTCCACCTCCTGGAGTTACTATAGGTCCTGATGGAAAACCAGTAGGAGTACCTACATTACCCATCATTCCACCTGGCCCAACGATATCGACTACAGAATTTAATGTACCACCTCCAGTAACGCCGTCAttgtattcttataattctgcACCTCCGTCTGCACAACCTTATAATCAACAA GTCAGTAATTTCTGGTCCGGCGAATCTTCAACTGCAGTGCCTTCTCAGCCGTTACTTTATATGAAGGGTATTAGGCATACAAATCGAATACCACATATGAGACCTATTGACGCAGTAAGATGTAGAAACAATAGGGAAAAAACACCAGAAGAAGATACAACCACTACTATTG ATGCAGCAAAACGTCGTCAATTGCCTGCATGGATTAGAGAAGGattagaaaaaatggaaagggaAAAGCAAAAAGCAGTAGAACGAGAGAGAcaagaaatattaagaaaacagGAAATAGAAGCTCGTAAAAAGGCCGAGGATGAGGCTCGTTTAGTTCTTAATCCTTCGAAAAGTAAATTT GATTCAGATtcggaaaaagaaggagatcaAGAATTCGAGACAAGTTCGACCgaacaaaatattaacaaaaagaattacGAACGTACGCCAGATGTTATTCTTCGTCCAAGAAAGTCGCGTTTTCGAGATGCTGATTCACCTGAGCCAAGTATAGCCGCTGATAATAGTCCAACGCCTGTTTCTGGTAGTGTACCTGTTACTGTCAAACGATCGCAAGAGGAAATATTGCAGGATGTG ATGTTGAAAGTTCGAAGATCTCTAACAGAAATTCTTTTGGAAGTAACAAATGAAGAAATTGGGGTAGTATGCAGAGAGGTTTGGAATCGCGCACGTGCCAAAG CCCCTGCAGGAGAGCACTCAGTCGCATCCTTCAACAACACGGCCCCTCTTGCTCAGATCACTCGAAAACTtg GTCTGGGCATCTACGGCGACAGTAATAGCGAATCCGAGGAAGAACAGAATGAGCAAGAACAACTTCAAAACAATGATAGTGATGAAGAACTGATG GAAACTTTGAGACGTCGGCAGCAGGCATTCaaaaagacagagaaggagatagaagCACGTCTTGCGGCAGAAGAGGAAAACGAAGATCAATACAATGTACAACAGGATAATCATATTGGTAATACTAGCTGCAGAGATACAG TTGATGAGAAAGAAACGGTAAATATTCAAAGAGCAGCGTCTGAAAGTTTGTCGAGTGACGGACAAAGTCCACGAGAAGTAAATGCCTCTGCGGATGTGATAAAAGCCGGTACACCTTCAGCATCAGTTAATTCTGAATCTAGTAATTCTGAATCTACGAGCTCTGATACAAGTCATAATTCgacaaagaagaataaaaaattaagtaaaaaaagCGATCGAGATCAAAGGAAACGAAAGTCTAAAAGTAGAAGTAAATCAAGAAGCAAGAAATCGAGATCCCGTTCATCGGAACGTACGCGAAAACGCTCGTCGAGATCGAGATCGGTTAAGTCCCGTAAGGGACGGCGTTCAAGGTCGAGCAATTACAGGTCCAGTAGAAAGCGCAGATCGAAATCACGAAATCGAAAGCGATTAAGATCTCGATCCAGAAGCTGCCGAAGATCTAGGTCTCTGTCAGGATCAAGAAAATGGTCCCGATCGCGTTCTAACGGAAAAAAGAAGTCTCATTCGCATTccagagaaagaagaagtcgATCACGTTCGATAAGGCGTAGCAGATCGCGTATAAGGGTTAAACGAAAGTCCTCTtcaagaaacagagaaagatcACGATCCCGTTCGCGAGATCGTCACAGATCGCGATCTTATGTTTCTagaagtagaaggagaagTCAATCTAGATCTAGGGATCGTAGAAGGTCGCAATCAAAGTCGCATCAATGGAACACTCGTGATGGTAAGAAGTCATCGCATCGATTCAGGAATTGA